In the genome of Xanthomonas hortorum pv. pelargonii, the window CCCTGCTTGGCCAGCAGCGGTTCGACCACCTCCAGGATCTCGGCATGCGGCACTGCGGTGGCGGCCACGGTCAGCGTGTCACCGCCGCTGCTGCCACCGTTACCGCCGCAGGAGGCCAACGCCAGCGTGGCCGCAGCCAGGAGGGAACGAAACGCGAATGTGCTCATGTAGGGATCCGTGGGAGGAGGAATGCGGCACTGCCGCAAGAGGTAAACCTAGCAGACCGCGGGTGCAGCGGCGATTCGCAAGCCCATGTTTCGTGCGTGACCCTCCGCGCCACGCGGCACCCGGTCGCAGCCGACCTCAGCGCCGGCTGTAACGCGCCACCAGCCGGTCGCCCAGCATCTGCAGCAGCTGCACCAGCACGAGCAAGGCGATCACGGTGACCAGCGCGACATCCGAATGCGAGCGCAAATAGCCTTCGCGATAGGCCACATCGCCCAGGCCGCCGGAGCCGATCGCACCGCCCATCGCAGTGAAGCCGATCAGCGCGATGGTGGTCACGGTGGCGCCGGCGATCAGGCCCGGGCGCGCTTCGGGCAGCAGCACGCGCAACACCAGCTGCCACGTGGTGGCGCCCATCGCCTGGCTGGCTTCGATAATGCCGCGGTCCACCTCGCGCAAGGCGGTTTCCACCAGCCGCGCGTAGAACGGTGCAGCGCCGACCACCAACGGCAGGATCGCGCCGCGCACGCCCAGCGAGGTGCCCATCAGCATTAGCGTGAGCGGAATCATCGCAATCATCAGGATGATGAAAGGCACCGAGCGCAGCAGATTGATCAGCGCCGCGAGTGCGCCGTACAGCACCGGGCGGCGGCGTAGTTGGGGCGCGCCGCACAGGAACAGCGCCACGCCCAGCGGCAGGCCGATCAACAACGTCAGCGGCAGCGCGCCGGCCAGCATCAGCAAGGTGTCGAGCGTGGCCTGGCCGATATCGCCCCACTTGCCGGCATCGAGATTGCGGAAGAACCCATCGGCAGCGGCGATCAACAGAGTCATACGCGCAGATCCTCCACTTGCACACCGGCTGCGACGAAGCCGGCACGTGCCGCGTTATGGTCGCCGCCGGTCAAGGCGACGATGAGCTGGCCGTACGGGGTGTCCTTGATGCGGTCCACGCGCCCGGACAGGATGTTGTAGTCAACGCCGGTCTCGCGCGCGATGCGGCCAAGCACCGGTTCATAGGTGCCGTTGCCCAGGAAGGTCAGCCGCACGATGCGCCCGCCCACCGCGGCGAAGTCGCGATGCAGCTCGGCTTCGTCCACGTGCTCGGCTTCGGAGACGAAGCGCCGGGTGGTGGCATGCTGCGGATGCAGAAACACCTCGGTCACCGGCCCGGTTTCGACCAGCTTGCCGGCGTCCAGCACTGCCACGCGGTCGCAGACGCGGCGGATCACGTCCATCTCATGGGTGATCAACACGATGGTCAGGCCCAGCTCGCGGTTGATCTGCGCCAGCAGTTGCAGCACCGAGGCGGTGGTCTGCGGATCCAGCGCGCTGGTGGCCTCGTCGCACAGCAGGATCTGCGGCCGGGTGGCCAGCGCGCGCGCAATGCCCACGCGCTGCTTCTGCCCGCCGGACAACTGCGCCGGGTACTTGTTGGCGTGCTGTTCCAGCCCCACCCGCGCCAGCAACTCGGCCACACGCGCATCGACCTCCGCGCGCGGGGTGCCGGCCAGTTCCAGCGGAAACGCCACATTGCCGGCCACGGTGCGCGAAGACAGCAGGTTGAAGTGCTGGAAGATCATGCCGATACGCCGGCGCAGCGTGCGCAGGCCCTGGCTGTCCAGCGCGGTGACGTCCTCGTCGCCGATCAGCAGGCGCCCGCCGCTGGGTTCTTCCAGCCGGTTGATCAGCCGGATCAACGTGGATTTGCCGGCGCCGGAATGGCCGATGATGCCGAACACTTCGCCGGGGCCGATCCGCAGATCGAGCGGGTGCAGCGCCACGATCTGGCGACCGTCAACGGAATAAGACTTGTGCAGGCGCTGAAACTGGATCACCGCGCGTGGCCGATTGGGGGGCCGTGAAGCCTACCAGTCAATGTTTGCGGACGATATTCCATTGAGTTCTAAGGTAGGGAGTGGGGATCCGGGATTAGGGATTCGTAACAGCCAAAGCGCCTTGCCGTTGCTCTAGCGAATCCCCAATCCCCAATCCCCCAATCACGGCCTATCCAACGATGGCGGCCTGTCGGCCTTCCGAATCCGCTCCCGGCGCAGCAAATACAGCCCGCTGGCGACGATGATGCCGGCGCCGGTCCAGATCCAGTTGTCTGGCAGGGTCTGCCACAGCAGCCAATCCCAGCCGATCACCCAGACCAGGCCGGTGTATTCCAGCGGCGCGATCATCGAGGCCTCGCCGCGCAGGAAGGCCTGGGTCAGCGCAATCTGCCCCAGCGCGCCGGCCAGGCCCATACCGGCGATCAACCAGGCGTGCTCGCCCCGCAACGGCACCCAGCCGGGAATGGCCAGCAGGCCGGCACCGATCGCCATGAACAGCAAAAACCACACCACCATCGCCTGCGGGGTATCGGTACGCGTCAGCAAGCTCACGGTGATGGCCGCGATGGCGTAGGCAGTGGCCGCCAGCAGCACCATCAGGCCGGGCAGCGAGATCAGCCCGTCCACCCCGGGGCGCAGCACCACGATGACCCCGACCAGGCCAATACCAATGGCGGTCCAGCGTCGCGGGCCCACATGCTCGCCCAGCAATGGCACCGACAGCGCCGCCACCAGCAACGGGGCGACGAAATACAACGTGTAGGCGGTGGACAACGGCATGCGCTTCAAGCCGTAGACGAAGCAGCCGATCATCACCATGCCCAGCACCCCGCGCAGCAGATGCAGCCCCCAGCGCACCGGCACGATCGAACGCGGCCCGGCGGTGGCGAACACCCACACCAGCACGAACGGCAGCGATGCGGCGCCACGCAACAAGGTGACCTGCAGCGGTGGGTAATGCGCAGACAGCAGCTTCATGCCCGCATCCATCAGCGAGAAGCAGGCCACGGCGGCCACCATCCAGGCGATGGCGGGAAGCGGAGAACGGGTGTTGGGCATGGCGCATTATCGCTGCGCCTGCGCACCGACCGCCAACATCCGCCTCGACAGTACGCACGACGCGATGCCCTAGAATGGCGTCTGTTTTCAGATAGCAGGAGCTTTGCATGCCTTCCTTCGACGTGATCTCCGAAGTCGACAAGCACGAACTGACCAATGCGGTGGATCAGGCCAATCGCGAGCTGGATACGCGCTTCGATTTCAAGGGCGTGGAAGCCAGGTTCGAGCTGGAAGACGACAAGGTGATCAACCAGTCCGCGCCCAGCGATTTCCAGGTCAAGCAGATGACCGACATCCTGCGCGCACGCCTGCTGGCCCGCGGCATCGACGTGCGTTGCCTGGAGTTCGGCGATATGGAAACCAATCTGGCCGGTGCGCGCCAGAAGGTCACCGTCAAGCAGGGCATCGAGCAGAAGCAGGCCAAGCAGCTGGTGGCCAAATTGAAGGAAGCCAAGCTCAAGGTGGAAGCGCAGATCAATGGCGACAAGCTGCGTGTGAGCGGCAAGAAGCGCGACGATCTGCAAGATGCGATGGCGCTGCTGAAGAAGGCCGATTTCGAGCTTCCGCTGCAGTTCGATAATTTCCGCGACTGAGCTAACCATCGACAGCACTGACCTCAAGCCTGGCAACGCCGCACGCTGCCACTGGCAACATGCGGCGCAGACACGCACGCCGCTGGCGCTGCTGTACCTGCACGGCTTCACCGCCAGCCCGGGCGAGGCCGGCGCACTGCCCGAACAGATGGCCGATGCGTTGGGCGCCAACCTGTACGTGCATCGTTGGCCTGGGCATGGATGCAGCGCAGTCGATGCGATGCAAGGACTCACGCCTGCCGCGTTGCAGGCCTCTGCTCTGGAGGCGTTTGCGCAGGCGCAGCGGATGGGCGAACGCGTGGCGATCGTCGGCTCGTCCATGGGCGGCACGCTGGGGTTATGGCTTGCGGCGCAACAGCCCGATGCGGTAGCTGCGGTCGTCGCATGGTCGCCCGGCATCCGGCCCGCCGACCCTGCACTGCTCGATCAGGTCTGCGCGGCGCAGGCGCCATTGACCGATCCACGCCCGCGCAACGCCGCATCCTTGGCATTCTGGTCGAACATCATCCGCGCGCGGCCGCGAAAACACCGATCGCATACACTGGCGCTCCATCCCGCCGCCGCCACGATGACGTCCACGCCTTCCACGCTTGACCCGTTGACCGCCACCCGCCAGTGGATCGAGCGCGCGGTGATCGGTTTGAACCTGTGCCCGTTCGCCAAGGCGGTCTACGTCAAGGAGCAGGTGCGCCTGGTCCTCAGCGACGCCAGCACGCCCGAAGCGCTGCTCGAACAACTGGCCGAAGAACTGGTGTTGCTGCGCGACACCCCGGCCGAGCAGATCGACACAACCTTGATCGTGCACCCGGACGTGCTCACCGATTTCCTGGACTACAACGACTTCCTCGACAACGCCGATGCGGCCGTGGAAGCGCTGGATCTGGATGGCGTGTTGCAGGTGGCCAGCTTCCATCCGGACTATCAGTTCGCAGGCGCGGCCGTGGACGATGTGGCCAACTTCACCAACCGCTCGCCCTTCCCCACCTTGCACCTGCTGCGCGAAGACAGCGTGGAGCGTGCGGTGGCCGCCTTCCCCGACCCGGACGTAATCGTCGAGCGCAATATCGAGACGCTGGAACGCCTGGGCCAGGACGGCTGGGAACGTCTGTTGAACGCATCGACGCACTGATCAGCCGAGACAAGGCCCACGCAGGCGGGCGCCGCCGATGCAGCGACAGACCCCGCGCACGTCTTGCTGCGGCAACCACAACGCACGCGTTACAGTGCCGACCAACTCACTGACGCGATGCTCCGATGCCCTTGATTCCGGCTGTTTCCGCATGGAACCCGTCCCCGCTGCAGGACCGCGTGGTAGTGATCACCGGTGGCGCGCAAGGCATCGGCCGCGGCATTGCACAGGCGGTGCTGGGCGCAGGCGGCAGCGTGGTGATCGGCGATCTGGATGCGGAGGCCGGCAAGGCCTGTCTGCACGAATGGGCACTGCCGCAACGCAGCGCCTTCGTCCGTTGCGATGCGGCGCGCAAACCCCAGGCAACACGCTTGATCGCCGCCGCACTGAAACGCTTCGGTCGCCTCGATGGCCTGGTCAACAACGCAGGCGTGGCCGATCCGCATGTCGCGCCATTGCCGCAACTGGAGTGGGACGAGTGGAATCGCCGGCTGGCGAGCCTGCATGGCGCATTTTTGTGCAGCAAGCAGGCCTTGCCCGCACTGGCGCAAGCCGAGGGCGGCGGCGCGATCGTCAATATCGCCTCCACCCGCGCCTGGCAATCGGAGCCGCATAGCGAAGCCTATGCCGCCGCCAAGGGCGGCCTGGTGGCCTTCACCCACGCATTGGCGCTGAGCGAAGGCCCGCAAGTGCGCGTCAACAGCATCAGCCCGGGCTGGATCAGCACCGATGCCTGGCGTGCACCGCAGCGCAGGCGCATGCCCAAACTGTCGCGTCGCGACCATGCACAACACCCGGCCGGCCGGGTGGGCACGCCGGAAGACATCGCGCAGCTGGCGGTGTATCTGCTGTCGCCGCAGCTGTCCGGCTTTGTGACCGGCCAGGATTTCGTCGTCGATGGCGGCATGTCGCGCAAGATGCAGTACGTCTAAAGTCTGGCGCAGGTCAGCTACTTGGAGCGGGGCGACAAAATGACGTGCACCGCCAGGCGAGCGCGGCCGTCTTCCTGGTTCCCATCAGCACACGAACACCTTGGCGGCGCGGTGTTCTCACTGTTTGCGGGACCTTTGGCGGATGGATCATGCCTGCTCGCTGCGGCCGAACAACACCTCAAGATCGGGCGCTTCCAGCGTGCGCCATTGCCCGGACGGCAGGCCTTCCAGCGACAGCCCGCCAATGCGGCTGCGGTGCAGCGCCACCACATGATTGCCGGCGGCGGCAAACATGCGCCGCACCTGGTGGTAGCGCCCCTCGTGCAAGGTCAGGCGCGCTTCGCGTGGCCCGAGTACATCCAGTTCGGCCGGCAGCAATGGTTTGGTTTCGCCCTCCAGCAGCAATGTGCCGCTGGAAAACAGCGCAGCTTCGTCGCCACGCAAGTCTTCGGTCAGGGTGACGTCGTACACCTTGTCCAATGCGGACTTGGGCGAAATGATCCGGTGCAGCAGCGCGCCGTCGTCGGTCATCAGCAGCATGCCGCTGGTTTCGCGATCCAGCCGCCCCACCGGTGCCAGCACCGGCGCGCGCGAACGGAAGCGCAGTGGTAGTAACTCGTAGATCAGCCGGCCGGTGTCCTTGGTCGAGCAGGTGTAGCCGCTGGGTTTGTGCAGCAACAGGCTGAAACCCGGCGGCGGATCCAGCGGCTCGCCATCGATGCGGATCGCGTCGTGCTCCACCTGGTCGTCGGCATACAGCACCTCGCCCTGGACATCGGTGACCGCGCCCTGGCGAAACAGCTGGGTCACCTGCTTGCGGCTGCCATAACCGAGATTGGCGATGTGCTTGACCAGCTTCATGCGCGCGCTCCACGGCCGCGGATGGCAGAAATCAGCTTGAAACCGTGGCGTTCGGCGGCCACGCGTACCTGCCCGAAGCTTTCGTTGAGCACGTATTCGTAAGGCAGATGCCGGTTGGCGACCAGCAACAACTGCCCGCCCGGGCGCAGCGCCTGCGCGGCCACCGAAATGAAGCGCTGCCCGATATCCGGGCGATCGGCACGCGAGGGCGTATGGAACGGCGGATTGCTGACGATGAAGTCGTACTGCGCCACCAGGCCGGCGGTGACGTCGTGCCAGTGGTACTGCAGCTGCGCCGGATGCGCGATGCCCTGCAGATTGCGCTGCGCCAGAGTGAGTGCGCGCGCCTCGGCCTCGTACAGATCCAGCGCGGTGACCTTGGGGCAGCGCGCCAGCACTTCGGCCGACAGATAGCCAAAGCCCGCACCCAGATCGGCGCCGTGCCCGGCCAGCGTGGGCGGCAGATGCTCGACCAACAGCGCAGAGGCAGGATCGATGCGGTCCCAGGCGAACACGCCCGGGCGGCTGACGAAGCGCCCGTCCAGAATCTTGCGCGGCGCATCCAGCGCGGCCCAGCGCGCCTGCAGCGCCACATCGGTGTCGGCAGGCAGCGGGGCGCTCCAGTAGGTGCGGCAATGGTGCTTGGTCAAACTCCCGGCCAGGCCGGTGAGCTGGCGCAGATCGGCTTCGCCCGAGCGCGCGCCCTCGTTGTTGGACTGGCAGGCCACCACGCGGCCACCCGGCGCGGTCAGCGCCACGGCGCGCGCAAACAACGCACGCGCTTCTTCGCGCTGACGCGGCGGCAGCACCAGCACCAGTGCGTAGCGCGTGCTGTCGGCTTCGATCTCGCTCTCTTCGCGCACGTTCCAGCCGCTACGCTCCAGCGCCTCGGCGAACGGCCGAAAGCTCTGCTCGCAG includes:
- a CDS encoding methionine ABC transporter permease, which translates into the protein MTLLIAAADGFFRNLDAGKWGDIGQATLDTLLMLAGALPLTLLIGLPLGVALFLCGAPQLRRRPVLYGALAALINLLRSVPFIILMIAMIPLTLMLMGTSLGVRGAILPLVVGAAPFYARLVETALREVDRGIIEASQAMGATTWQLVLRVLLPEARPGLIAGATVTTIALIGFTAMGGAIGSGGLGDVAYREGYLRSHSDVALVTVIALLVLVQLLQMLGDRLVARYSRR
- a CDS encoding methionine ABC transporter ATP-binding protein, whose product is MIQFQRLHKSYSVDGRQIVALHPLDLRIGPGEVFGIIGHSGAGKSTLIRLINRLEEPSGGRLLIGDEDVTALDSQGLRTLRRRIGMIFQHFNLLSSRTVAGNVAFPLELAGTPRAEVDARVAELLARVGLEQHANKYPAQLSGGQKQRVGIARALATRPQILLCDEATSALDPQTTASVLQLLAQINRELGLTIVLITHEMDVIRRVCDRVAVLDAGKLVETGPVTEVFLHPQHATTRRFVSEAEHVDEAELHRDFAAVGGRIVRLTFLGNGTYEPVLGRIARETGVDYNILSGRVDRIKDTPYGQLIVALTGGDHNAARAGFVAAGVQVEDLRV
- a CDS encoding DMT family transporter codes for the protein MPNTRSPLPAIAWMVAAVACFSLMDAGMKLLSAHYPPLQVTLLRGAASLPFVLVWVFATAGPRSIVPVRWGLHLLRGVLGMVMIGCFVYGLKRMPLSTAYTLYFVAPLLVAALSVPLLGEHVGPRRWTAIGIGLVGVIVVLRPGVDGLISLPGLMVLLAATAYAIAAITVSLLTRTDTPQAMVVWFLLFMAIGAGLLAIPGWVPLRGEHAWLIAGMGLAGALGQIALTQAFLRGEASMIAPLEYTGLVWVIGWDWLLWQTLPDNWIWTGAGIIVASGLYLLRRERIRKADRPPSLDRP
- a CDS encoding YajQ family cyclic di-GMP-binding protein, encoding MPSFDVISEVDKHELTNAVDQANRELDTRFDFKGVEARFELEDDKVINQSAPSDFQVKQMTDILRARLLARGIDVRCLEFGDMETNLAGARQKVTVKQGIEQKQAKQLVAKLKEAKLKVEAQINGDKLRVSGKKRDDLQDAMALLKKADFELPLQFDNFRD
- a CDS encoding DUF1415 domain-containing protein gives rise to the protein MTSTPSTLDPLTATRQWIERAVIGLNLCPFAKAVYVKEQVRLVLSDASTPEALLEQLAEELVLLRDTPAEQIDTTLIVHPDVLTDFLDYNDFLDNADAAVEALDLDGVLQVASFHPDYQFAGAAVDDVANFTNRSPFPTLHLLREDSVERAVAAFPDPDVIVERNIETLERLGQDGWERLLNASTH
- a CDS encoding SDR family oxidoreductase, whose amino-acid sequence is MPLIPAVSAWNPSPLQDRVVVITGGAQGIGRGIAQAVLGAGGSVVIGDLDAEAGKACLHEWALPQRSAFVRCDAARKPQATRLIAAALKRFGRLDGLVNNAGVADPHVAPLPQLEWDEWNRRLASLHGAFLCSKQALPALAQAEGGGAIVNIASTRAWQSEPHSEAYAAAKGGLVAFTHALALSEGPQVRVNSISPGWISTDAWRAPQRRRMPKLSRRDHAQHPAGRVGTPEDIAQLAVYLLSPQLSGFVTGQDFVVDGGMSRKMQYV
- a CDS encoding pseudouridine synthase: MKLVKHIANLGYGSRKQVTQLFRQGAVTDVQGEVLYADDQVEHDAIRIDGEPLDPPPGFSLLLHKPSGYTCSTKDTGRLIYELLPLRFRSRAPVLAPVGRLDRETSGMLLMTDDGALLHRIISPKSALDKVYDVTLTEDLRGDEAALFSSGTLLLEGETKPLLPAELDVLGPREARLTLHEGRYHQVRRMFAAAGNHVVALHRSRIGGLSLEGLPSGQWRTLEAPDLEVLFGRSEQA
- a CDS encoding class I SAM-dependent methyltransferase; its protein translation is MAGPHDAPLQTLFLPFAQGVLPWPNGPVLFLRARDGFALSEHAAADTLTCEQSFRPFAEALERSGWNVREESEIEADSTRYALVLVLPPRQREEARALFARAVALTAPGGRVVACQSNNEGARSGEADLRQLTGLAGSLTKHHCRTYWSAPLPADTDVALQARWAALDAPRKILDGRFVSRPGVFAWDRIDPASALLVEHLPPTLAGHGADLGAGFGYLSAEVLARCPKVTALDLYEAEARALTLAQRNLQGIAHPAQLQYHWHDVTAGLVAQYDFIVSNPPFHTPSRADRPDIGQRFISVAAQALRPGGQLLLVANRHLPYEYVLNESFGQVRVAAERHGFKLISAIRGRGARA